Proteins encoded by one window of Cylindrospermum stagnale PCC 7417:
- a CDS encoding adenylate/guanylate cyclase domain-containing protein produces the protein MKFLTSRSIRTQIMTSTTLLILTLVGAVVLVWAKSESYLYQQEKLNEARSFSKVLSYTYLNELTEENWSQIRLNLDLLLRENDEFVYAIISDSRQENQIIASSPSEFQNQYVPDVVPLRVTNASLKLSGKTLITKTFALRDLYFGGKLRIKRGEHLIEAASDIVTLSGKKLGTLRIGVSLRRVDQAVVNAVQQALVVGVVGLAVGLVFAYILAQHLSNPVRRLQVSAAKIAGGDLQHRAEINHRGDEIGALATSFNEMSSALQASFSKLQRTLDSFERFVPDKFILAIAPQGVENIEVGVASIRPMTILFCDIRGYTSMSEAMAPMEIFMFLNDYLACMGQAIDQAGGFIDKYIGDAIMALFDDHATDGALKAAILMHQALDKFNELRSQKGLPKIDVGIGIHRGKVVMGTVGFTSRIESTVIGDAVNVASRIEGLTKQYNCAVLLTESVVSSLAYPEAFSLSLVDQAVKVKGKDEAIAIYQLEV, from the coding sequence ATGAAATTTTTAACTTCCCGGTCAATTCGCACCCAAATCATGACTAGTACAACGCTGTTAATCCTCACCTTGGTTGGTGCAGTGGTTCTAGTTTGGGCAAAAAGTGAAAGTTATCTCTACCAGCAAGAAAAGCTGAATGAAGCCAGATCTTTTTCTAAGGTGTTGAGTTATACCTATTTGAACGAACTCACTGAAGAAAACTGGAGTCAAATTCGCCTCAATTTAGATTTGCTGCTGCGGGAAAATGACGAATTTGTCTATGCAATTATTTCTGATAGTCGTCAAGAAAATCAGATTATTGCTTCATCACCTAGTGAGTTTCAAAACCAGTATGTTCCTGATGTTGTGCCTTTGAGGGTGACAAATGCCTCCCTCAAGTTAAGCGGAAAGACACTGATTACAAAAACATTTGCCCTGCGAGATCTTTATTTTGGGGGAAAATTGCGGATAAAGCGGGGCGAACACTTGATTGAAGCGGCTTCAGATATCGTCACCTTGAGTGGTAAAAAACTTGGTACTTTACGGATTGGTGTATCTTTGCGACGGGTAGATCAAGCTGTGGTCAATGCGGTGCAGCAAGCTTTAGTGGTAGGTGTTGTGGGACTTGCTGTTGGTTTGGTGTTTGCATATATTCTGGCACAGCATCTGAGTAATCCCGTGCGGCGTTTGCAGGTGAGTGCTGCCAAGATTGCTGGGGGAGATTTGCAGCATCGTGCAGAGATCAATCACCGTGGAGATGAAATTGGCGCCTTGGCGACTTCGTTTAATGAAATGTCCTCAGCGTTACAGGCGTCGTTTAGTAAGTTGCAAAGGACTTTAGATTCTTTTGAGAGATTTGTGCCGGATAAGTTTATTTTAGCGATCGCACCCCAAGGTGTGGAAAATATTGAGGTGGGTGTGGCTTCAATCCGGCCGATGACCATTTTATTCTGCGATATCCGGGGTTATACGTCGATGTCGGAGGCGATGGCACCGATGGAAATTTTTATGTTTTTGAATGACTACTTGGCTTGTATGGGACAAGCCATCGATCAAGCAGGTGGGTTTATTGATAAATATATCGGTGATGCGATCATGGCGCTGTTTGATGATCATGCCACCGATGGCGCACTGAAAGCGGCAATTTTGATGCATCAGGCTTTGGATAAATTTAATGAGCTACGATCGCAAAAAGGGTTACCCAAAATCGATGTCGGTATCGGCATTCATCGCGGGAAGGTTGTTATGGGTACGGTGGGTTTTACTTCCCGTATTGAGTCTACAGTCATCGGTGATGCGGTAAATGTCGCTTCTCGCATTGAGGGATTGACGAAGCAATATAACTGTGCGGTGCTGCTAACTGAGTCGGTAGTTAGCAGTTTAGCTTACCCAGAAGCATTTTCTCTCTCTTTGGTAGATCAGGCTGTGAAGGTGAAGGGGAAAGATGAAGCGATCGCTATTTATCAACTTGAGGTTTGA
- a CDS encoding molybdopterin-dependent oxidoreductase, producing MWLHPDLGKNLPLISLLSAIVCLGGCTNQPTDDQLEVWRKEAIARNAQIVADNAKKTRPSEWNLVIQGETATGKPVKLDWQQLFALANTHVKTTDANQVVQRERIFDFRGIPVSGLLKNFGYQSNVTEVTFVCYDAYQVTLPLTDLLAYPIILALTSNGKPIERDQGGPTYLVFPDTDFPQLLQKYDSSSWAFYVNHVVVGTERVKLQVGKRELNLTDLDKLPQVTLTEPVGYRVGWPNGKIQLHGVRMRDVLALAGVQLPSLGFVVVRGKPPIYNNPANPVTLPAANVRDCDIVLATRWGEDKQLIPARKGGPITLAFGSNCNLKDLPWVTFVEALTTKQ from the coding sequence ATGTGGTTGCATCCAGATTTGGGGAAAAACTTACCTTTGATATCTTTGTTGTCAGCAATTGTCTGCCTGGGAGGTTGTACAAACCAGCCGACAGATGATCAACTGGAAGTATGGCGCAAAGAAGCGATCGCTCGCAATGCTCAAATTGTGGCAGATAATGCCAAAAAGACACGGCCGAGTGAGTGGAATTTGGTTATTCAGGGTGAGACGGCAACTGGTAAACCTGTAAAATTAGATTGGCAACAGCTTTTTGCCTTGGCTAATACCCATGTAAAAACCACTGATGCCAATCAGGTTGTCCAGCGAGAGCGGATTTTTGACTTTCGTGGTATCCCTGTATCAGGGCTGCTAAAAAATTTTGGTTATCAATCGAATGTCACTGAAGTCACCTTTGTCTGTTACGACGCTTATCAAGTGACTCTTCCTTTGACGGATTTGCTAGCTTACCCGATTATATTGGCACTTACTAGTAATGGCAAACCAATTGAACGCGACCAAGGTGGGCCAACTTATTTAGTATTTCCCGATACTGATTTTCCGCAATTGCTACAGAAGTATGATTCATCATCCTGGGCATTTTACGTTAACCATGTAGTGGTTGGTACAGAAAGGGTCAAACTGCAAGTGGGGAAGCGGGAACTTAATTTGACCGACTTAGACAAACTACCCCAAGTCACTCTGACAGAACCTGTTGGTTACAGAGTTGGCTGGCCTAATGGCAAAATTCAACTGCATGGGGTGCGTATGCGAGATGTTCTGGCTTTAGCTGGTGTCCAACTACCCTCGTTAGGATTCGTTGTGGTACGAGGAAAGCCACCAATTTACAATAACCCGGCTAACCCAGTTACTTTGCCAGCTGCTAATGTGCGTGACTGTGATATTGTCCTAGCAACTAGATGGGGTGAAGACAAACAGCTAATTCCAGCCAGAAAAGGTGGCCCGATAACTCTGGCTTTTGGTTCTAACTGCAACCTCAAAGATCTGCCATGGGTAACGTTTGTAGAAGCGTTGACTACAAAACAATGA